From a region of the Procambarus clarkii isolate CNS0578487 chromosome 2, FALCON_Pclarkii_2.0, whole genome shotgun sequence genome:
- the LOC123762300 gene encoding LOW QUALITY PROTEIN: superoxide dismutase [Mn], mitochondrial (The sequence of the model RefSeq protein was modified relative to this genomic sequence to represent the inferred CDS: deleted 1 base in 1 codon) gives MLALRTISSTPRLAAAGVRCLQKHTLPDLPYDYNALEPTISAEIMQLHHSKHHQTYINNLNIAEDKLAEAKAKSDISTVISLAPALKFNGGGHINHSIFWKNLSPDGGEPEGELLAAINRDFGNLDALKSQLSAATVAVQGSGWGWLGYNKQKKNLQIATCPNQDPLEATTGLVPLFGIDVWEHAYYLQYKNVRPDYVNAIWKVANWKDIAARFNAAK, from the exons ATGCTCGCTCTCCGCACCATATCTAGCACTCCACG ACTGGCTGCTGCTGGAGTAAGATGCCTCCAGAAGCACACACTGCCTGACCTGCCTTATGATTACAATGCTCTAGAACCAACCATCAGTGCAGAAATTATGCAACTTCATCACTCCAAGCACCACCAAACTTACATCAACAATCTTAATATTGCTGAAGATAAATTAGCAGAAGCTAAGGCTAAAA GTGATATTAGTACTGTTATATCCCTTGCTCCTGCATTGAAATTTAATGGCGGTGGT CACATAAACCACTCCATATTTTGGAAGAATTTGTCACCAGATGGAGGAGAACCAGAAG GGGAATTGCTGGCAGCTATCAACCGTGACTTTGGAAACCTTGATGCTTTGAAGAGTCAGCTGtctgcagcaacagtagcagtacaAGGTTCAGGATGGGGTTGGCTGGGCTATAATAAACAGAAAAAGAATTTGCAGATTGCCACATGTCCTAATCAG GATCCATTGGAAGCAACTACTGGCCTAGTACCCCTCTTTGGAATTGATGTGTGGGAACATGCATACTACCTGCAGTATAAAAATGTGCGGCCAGATTATGTAAATGCAATATGGAAAGTTGCAAATTGGAAGGATATTGCAGCAAGGTTTAATGCTGCCAAGTAA